The DNA window GATCGGCATCAAGAAGGGCTTGTCGGTCTGACGAACCGGATCCGGGATGTACTCGTCGACGGTATCCATCAACTTGAAGATCGGATCGGTGGCCGGATTGCCGCGCTTGCCGTCGGACTGGAGCGCCTTGAGCGCCGAGCCGCGAACGATCGGCGTGTCGTCGCCCGGGAAATCCTGTTTGGTCAGGAGTTCGCGGACTTCCATTTCGACGAGCTCGAGGAGCTCCTCGTCGTCGACCATGTCGCACTTATTCAAGAAGACGACGATCTTCGGAACGCCGACCTGTTTCATAAGCAGAATGTGTTCGCGGGTTTGCGGCATCGGGCCGTCCGTCGCCGAAACGACGAGGATCGCGCCGTCCATCTGCGCCGCGCCGGTGATCATGTTCTTGATGTAGTCGGCATGACCGGGGCAGTCGACGTGTGCGTAATGGCGCTTCTTGGTCTCGTACTCTTGGTGCGAGATCGCGATCGTAATGCCGCGCTCTTTTTCCTCAGGAGCGTTGTCGATCTCGTCGACGCCGCGCGCCGTCGCGAGGCCTTCCGTTGAGAGGCAATGCGTGATCGCGGCCGTGAGCGTCGTCTTGCCGTGATCGACGTGCCCCGTCGTGCCGATGTTAACGTGCGGTTTCGTGCGCTCGAATTTAGCCTTCGCCATTATTTCCTCGTTTGGTTCCTTATTTTAGGGTTTTAAGCTGCTGAGGTTTTCTTGCCGGCAGCCTTTGCGACAATCTCTTCTTCAACCGACTTCGGAGCCTTCTCGTAATGCGAAAACTCCATGGTGTACGTCGCGCGGCCCTGCGTCGCAGAACGCATATCGGTCGCGTATCCGAACATCTCCGAGAGCGGAACGTTGGCAAGAATTACTTGCGCGCCGCCCGCAGCCTCTTCCGTCGATTGAATCATGCCGCGCCGGCGATTGAGATCACCGTTGATCGCGCCAAGGTATTCCTTGGGCGTGGTGACTTCAACTTTCATGATGGGCTCGAGCAAAATCGGCCCGGCCGCGCGATTGGCTTCTTTCCAGCCCATCGATGCGGCGATCTTAAACGCCATCTCCGAGGAGTCGACGTCGTGGTAGCTGCCGTCGAACGCCGTGACCTTGAAGTCGAGCACGGGGTAGCCCGCCAGCACGCCGTTTTGCGACGACTCTTCGATGCCGGACTGCACGGCCTTGGAGTATTCCTTGGGAACCGCGCCGCCGACGATCTTCCACTCGAAGACGAAGCCGGTGCCCGGTGCCTGTGGCTCCACGCGCAGCCAGACGTCGCCGAACTGGCCTTTGCCGCCCGACTGGCGGATGAACTTGCCCTGTTTTTCGACGGTCTTGGTGATCGCTTCTTTATAGGCAACCTGCGGCTTGCCGACGTTGGCTTCCACTTTGAATTCGCGACGGAGACGATCGACGATGATCTCGAGATGCAGTTCGCCCATACCGCCGATGATCGTCTGCTGCGTCTCCTCGTCGGTACGCATGCGGAACGTCGGATCTTCCTGTGCCAAGCGCGTGAGCGCGATGCCCAGCTTGTCCTGATCGCCCTTGGTCTTCGGCTCGATCGCCTGGAAGATGACCGGCTCGGGGAACACGATGTTCTCGAGAATGATGACGTTCTTTTCGTCGCAGAGCGTGTCGCCCGTGCGCGTATCGCCCAGGCCGACCGCCGCCGCGATGTCGCCCGCGCCGATCGAGTCGATATCTTCGCGATGGTTCGCGTGCATGCGCAGGATGCGCCCGATGCGCTCTTTTTTGCCGGAGCGCGCGTTGTACACGTACGAGCCCTTGTTGAGCACGCCCGAGTAGACGCGGAAATACGTCAAGTTGCCGTACGGATCGGTCGCGATCTTAAACGCTAGTGCCGCGAACGGCTCGGCATCGTCGGCCCGGCGCGAAAGCTCCGCGCCCGTATCGGCATCGACGCCGGTGATCTTCTTGGCTTGCAGCGGCGACGGAAGAAACTCGACGATCGCGTCGAGCAGCGGCTGAATGCCTTTATTCTTAAACGCCGAGCCGCAGAGCATCGGAAGCACCGTACCGGCGATCGTCGCCTTGCGCAGCGCTTCCTTCATGCGGTCGATCGGCAGTTCTTTGCCGTCGAAGAACATCTCCAGCAATTCGTCGTCTTGCTCGGCGATATTTTCGATGAGCTCCTGACGCCACGTCATCGCGAGTTCGCGCAGCTCGCCTTCGACTTCTTGTTCGTCCATCGTGGAGCCGGCATCGTCGGTATAGACGATCTTCTTCATGGTGAAGAGATCGACGACGCCTTCGAAGTTCTCTTCCGCCCCGATCGGTACTTGAATCGGGCAGGCGTTGGCGCCCAGCCGCTCGCGGATCTTGTCGACCGCGTTGAAGAAGTCCGCACCCATGCGGTCCATTTTATTGACGAAGATGATGCGCGGAACTTTGTACTTGTTGGCCTGGCGCCACACGGTCTCGGACTGCGGCTGCACGGCGGCAACCGAGTCGAAGAGCGCGACGAGGCCGTCGAGCACGCGCAGCGAGCGCTCGACTTCGACGGTGAAGTCCACGTGCCCAGGCGTATCAATAATATTGATCCGCGTGTCGCGCCAGGTACAGGCAGTCGCGGCGGACGTGATCGTGATGCCGCGCTCTTGCTCCTGGACCATCCAGTCCATGGTGGCGGCGCCGTCGTGCACTTCGCCGATCTTGTGCGTGCGGCCGGTGTAGAACAGAATGCGTTCCGTACACGTGGTCTTGCCGGCATCGATGTGCGCGGCGATACCGATGTTCCGGGTGCGTTCGAGTGGGTATTCTCTTGCCATGATTCTTGCTTAAACGATTACCAGCGGTAGTGAGCGAAGGCTTTGTTCGCTTCGGCCATCTTGTGCGTGTCTTCGCGTTTTTTGATGGACTGGCCCATATTGTTGGCCGCGTCCATCAACTCGCCCGCCAGCTTCTCTTCCATCGAGCGGCCGGCGCGAGCGCGCGCATAATTGATCAGCCAGCGCATCGCCATCGCCTGACGGCGGTCCGGGCGGACCTCCATCGGCACTTGGTAGGTCGCGCCGCCGACGCGGCGTGGACGCACTTCGACCAGCGGCATCGCGTTGGAGAGCGCCTGCGAGAAAACATCCATCGCGTCGCGGCCGGTCTTTTCGG is part of the Candidatus Baltobacteraceae bacterium genome and encodes:
- the rpsG gene encoding 30S ribosomal protein S7, translated to MPRKGPAPKRQILPDPKFNSKVLARFINKVMLQGKKSLAERITYGALEVVTEKTGRDAMDVFSQALSNAMPLVEVRPRRVGGATYQVPMEVRPDRRQAMAMRWLINYARARAGRSMEEKLAGELMDAANNMGQSIKKREDTHKMAEANKAFAHYRW
- a CDS encoding GTP-binding protein; amino-acid sequence: MAKAKFERTKPHVNIGTTGHVDHGKTTLTAAITHCLSTEGLATARGVDEIDNAPEEKERGITIAISHQEYETKKRHYAHVDCPGHADYIKNMITGAAQMDGAILVVSATDGPMPQTREHILLMKQVGVPKIVVFLNKCDMVDDEELLELVEMEVRELLTKQDFPGDDTPIVRGSALKALQSDGKRGNPATDPIFKLMDTVDEYIPDPVRQTDKPFLMPI
- the fusA gene encoding elongation factor G, with amino-acid sequence MAREYPLERTRNIGIAAHIDAGKTTCTERILFYTGRTHKIGEVHDGAATMDWMVQEQERGITITSAATACTWRDTRINIIDTPGHVDFTVEVERSLRVLDGLVALFDSVAAVQPQSETVWRQANKYKVPRIIFVNKMDRMGADFFNAVDKIRERLGANACPIQVPIGAEENFEGVVDLFTMKKIVYTDDAGSTMDEQEVEGELRELAMTWRQELIENIAEQDDELLEMFFDGKELPIDRMKEALRKATIAGTVLPMLCGSAFKNKGIQPLLDAIVEFLPSPLQAKKITGVDADTGAELSRRADDAEPFAALAFKIATDPYGNLTYFRVYSGVLNKGSYVYNARSGKKERIGRILRMHANHREDIDSIGAGDIAAAVGLGDTRTGDTLCDEKNVIILENIVFPEPVIFQAIEPKTKGDQDKLGIALTRLAQEDPTFRMRTDEETQQTIIGGMGELHLEIIVDRLRREFKVEANVGKPQVAYKEAITKTVEKQGKFIRQSGGKGQFGDVWLRVEPQAPGTGFVFEWKIVGGAVPKEYSKAVQSGIEESSQNGVLAGYPVLDFKVTAFDGSYHDVDSSEMAFKIAASMGWKEANRAAGPILLEPIMKVEVTTPKEYLGAINGDLNRRRGMIQSTEEAAGGAQVILANVPLSEMFGYATDMRSATQGRATYTMEFSHYEKAPKSVEEEIVAKAAGKKTSAA